Proteins encoded by one window of Macaca fascicularis isolate 582-1 chromosome 10, T2T-MFA8v1.1:
- the MAPK12 gene encoding mitogen-activated protein kinase 12 isoform X3: protein MRHENVIGLLDVFTPDETLDDFTDFYLVMPFMGTDLGKLMKHEKLGEDRIQFLVYQMLKGLRYIHAAGIIHRVSPGGGATHQPSPSAIPRLHVLPDLKPGNLAVNEDCELKILDFGLARQADSEMTGYVVTRWYRAPEVILNWMRYTQTVDIWSVGCIMAEMITGKTLFKGSDHLDQLKEIMKVTGTPPAEFVQRLQSDEAKNYMKGLPELEKKDFASILTNASPLAVNLLEKMLVLDAEQRVTAAEALAHPYFESLHDTEDEPQVQKYDDSFDDVDRTLDEWKRVTYKEVLSFKPPRQLGARVSKETAL from the exons ATGCGCCACGAGAAC GTGATTGGGCTGCTGGATGTGTTCACTCCTGATGAGACCCTGGATGACTTCACAGACTT TTACCTGGTGATGCCATTCATGGGCACCGACCTGGGCAAGCTCATGAAACATGAGAAGCTGGGCGAGGACCGGATCCAGTTCCTCGTGTACCAGATGCTGAAGGGGCTGAGG TATATCCATGCTGCCGGCATCATCCACAGAGTGAGTCCTGGTGGAGGAGCCACCCATCAGCCATCCCCCAGCGCAATCCCCCGCCTCCACGTCCTACCT GACCTGAAGCCTGGCAACCTGGCTGTGAACGAAGACTGTGAGCTGAAG ATCCTGGACTTTGGCCTGGCCAGGCAGGCAGACAGCGAGATGACTGGCTATGTGGTGACCCGGTGGTACCGGGCACCCGAGGTCATCTTGAATTGGATGCGCTACACGCAGACGG TGGACATCTGGTCTGTGGGGTGCATCATGGCGGAGATGATCACAGGCAAGACGCTGTTCAAAGGCAGTGACC ACCTGGACCAGCTGAAGGAGATCATGAAAGTGACAGGGACGCCTCCAGCTGAGTTTGTGCAGCGGCTGCAGAGTGATGAG GCCAAGAACTACATGAAGGGCCTCCCTGAGTTGGAGAAGAAGGATTTTGCCTCCATCCTGACCAATGCAAGCCCTCTGG CTGTGAACCTCCTGGAGAAGATGCTGGTGCTGGATGCGGAGCAGCGGGTGACGGCAGCCGAGGCACTGGCCCATCCCTACTTCGAGTCCCTGCACGACACGGAAGATGAGCCCCAGGTCCAGAAGTATGACGACTCCTTTGATGACGTGGACCGCACGCTGGATGAATGGAAGC
- the MAPK12 gene encoding mitogen-activated protein kinase 12 isoform X4 — protein sequence MRHENVIGLLDVFTPDETLDDFTDFYLVMPFMGTDLGKLMKHEKLGEDRIQFLVYQMLKGLRYIHAAGIIHRDLKPGNLAVNEDCELKILDFGLARQADSEMTGYVVTRWYRAPEVILNWMRYTQTVDIWSVGCIMAEMITGKTLFKGSDHLDQLKEIMKVTGTPPAEFVQRLQSDEAKNYMKGLPELEKKDFASILTNASPLAVNLLEKMLVLDAEQRVTAAEALAHPYFESLHDTEDEPQVQKYDDSFDDVDRTLDEWKRVTYKEVLSFKPPRQLGARVSKETAL from the exons ATGCGCCACGAGAAC GTGATTGGGCTGCTGGATGTGTTCACTCCTGATGAGACCCTGGATGACTTCACAGACTT TTACCTGGTGATGCCATTCATGGGCACCGACCTGGGCAAGCTCATGAAACATGAGAAGCTGGGCGAGGACCGGATCCAGTTCCTCGTGTACCAGATGCTGAAGGGGCTGAGG TATATCCATGCTGCCGGCATCATCCACAGA GACCTGAAGCCTGGCAACCTGGCTGTGAACGAAGACTGTGAGCTGAAG ATCCTGGACTTTGGCCTGGCCAGGCAGGCAGACAGCGAGATGACTGGCTATGTGGTGACCCGGTGGTACCGGGCACCCGAGGTCATCTTGAATTGGATGCGCTACACGCAGACGG TGGACATCTGGTCTGTGGGGTGCATCATGGCGGAGATGATCACAGGCAAGACGCTGTTCAAAGGCAGTGACC ACCTGGACCAGCTGAAGGAGATCATGAAAGTGACAGGGACGCCTCCAGCTGAGTTTGTGCAGCGGCTGCAGAGTGATGAG GCCAAGAACTACATGAAGGGCCTCCCTGAGTTGGAGAAGAAGGATTTTGCCTCCATCCTGACCAATGCAAGCCCTCTGG CTGTGAACCTCCTGGAGAAGATGCTGGTGCTGGATGCGGAGCAGCGGGTGACGGCAGCCGAGGCACTGGCCCATCCCTACTTCGAGTCCCTGCACGACACGGAAGATGAGCCCCAGGTCCAGAAGTATGACGACTCCTTTGATGACGTGGACCGCACGCTGGATGAATGGAAGC
- the MAPK12 gene encoding mitogen-activated protein kinase 12 isoform X2 yields the protein MSSPPPARSGFYRQEVTKTAWEVRAVYRDLQPVGSGAYGAVCSAVDSRTGAKVAIKKLYRPFQSELFAKRAYRELRLLKHMRHENVIGLLDVFTPDETLDDFTDFYLVMPFMGTDLGKLMKHEKLGEDRIQFLVYQMLKGLRYIHAAGIIHRDLKPGNLAVNEDCELKILDFGLARQADSEMTGYVVTRWYRAPEVILNWMRYTQTVDIWSVGCIMAEMITGKTLFKGSDHLDQLKEIMKVTGTPPAEFVQRLQSDEAKNYMKGLPELEKKDFASILTNASPLAVNLLEKMLVLDAEQRVTAAEALAHPYFESLHDTEDEPQVQKYDDSFDDVDRTLDEWKRVTYKEVLSFKPPRQLGARVSKETAL from the exons ATGAGCTCTCCGCCGCCTGCCCGCAGTGGCTTTTACCGCCAGGAGGTGACTAAGACGGCCTGGGAGGTGCGCGCCGTGTACCGGGACCTGCAGCCCGTGGGCTCGGGCGCCTATGGCGCGGTGTG CTCGGCCGTGGACAGCCGCACCGGCGCTAAGGTGGCCATCAAGAAGCTGTACCGGCCCTTCCAGTCGGAGCTGTTCGCCAAGCGCGCCTACCGCGAGCTGCGCCTGCTCAAGCACATGCGCCACGAGAAC GTGATTGGGCTGCTGGATGTGTTCACTCCTGATGAGACCCTGGATGACTTCACAGACTT TTACCTGGTGATGCCATTCATGGGCACCGACCTGGGCAAGCTCATGAAACATGAGAAGCTGGGCGAGGACCGGATCCAGTTCCTCGTGTACCAGATGCTGAAGGGGCTGAGG TATATCCATGCTGCCGGCATCATCCACAGA GACCTGAAGCCTGGCAACCTGGCTGTGAACGAAGACTGTGAGCTGAAG ATCCTGGACTTTGGCCTGGCCAGGCAGGCAGACAGCGAGATGACTGGCTATGTGGTGACCCGGTGGTACCGGGCACCCGAGGTCATCTTGAATTGGATGCGCTACACGCAGACGG TGGACATCTGGTCTGTGGGGTGCATCATGGCGGAGATGATCACAGGCAAGACGCTGTTCAAAGGCAGTGACC ACCTGGACCAGCTGAAGGAGATCATGAAAGTGACAGGGACGCCTCCAGCTGAGTTTGTGCAGCGGCTGCAGAGTGATGAG GCCAAGAACTACATGAAGGGCCTCCCTGAGTTGGAGAAGAAGGATTTTGCCTCCATCCTGACCAATGCAAGCCCTCTGG CTGTGAACCTCCTGGAGAAGATGCTGGTGCTGGATGCGGAGCAGCGGGTGACGGCAGCCGAGGCACTGGCCCATCCCTACTTCGAGTCCCTGCACGACACGGAAGATGAGCCCCAGGTCCAGAAGTATGACGACTCCTTTGATGACGTGGACCGCACGCTGGATGAATGGAAGC
- the MAPK12 gene encoding mitogen-activated protein kinase 12 isoform X1 — MSSPPPARSGFYRQEVTKTAWEVRAVYRDLQPVGSGAYGAVCSAVDSRTGAKVAIKKLYRPFQSELFAKRAYRELRLLKHMRHENVIGLLDVFTPDETLDDFTDFYLVMPFMGTDLGKLMKHEKLGEDRIQFLVYQMLKGLRYIHAAGIIHRVSPGGGATHQPSPSAIPRLHVLPDLKPGNLAVNEDCELKILDFGLARQADSEMTGYVVTRWYRAPEVILNWMRYTQTVDIWSVGCIMAEMITGKTLFKGSDHLDQLKEIMKVTGTPPAEFVQRLQSDEAKNYMKGLPELEKKDFASILTNASPLAVNLLEKMLVLDAEQRVTAAEALAHPYFESLHDTEDEPQVQKYDDSFDDVDRTLDEWKRVTYKEVLSFKPPRQLGARVSKETAL; from the exons ATGAGCTCTCCGCCGCCTGCCCGCAGTGGCTTTTACCGCCAGGAGGTGACTAAGACGGCCTGGGAGGTGCGCGCCGTGTACCGGGACCTGCAGCCCGTGGGCTCGGGCGCCTATGGCGCGGTGTG CTCGGCCGTGGACAGCCGCACCGGCGCTAAGGTGGCCATCAAGAAGCTGTACCGGCCCTTCCAGTCGGAGCTGTTCGCCAAGCGCGCCTACCGCGAGCTGCGCCTGCTCAAGCACATGCGCCACGAGAAC GTGATTGGGCTGCTGGATGTGTTCACTCCTGATGAGACCCTGGATGACTTCACAGACTT TTACCTGGTGATGCCATTCATGGGCACCGACCTGGGCAAGCTCATGAAACATGAGAAGCTGGGCGAGGACCGGATCCAGTTCCTCGTGTACCAGATGCTGAAGGGGCTGAGG TATATCCATGCTGCCGGCATCATCCACAGAGTGAGTCCTGGTGGAGGAGCCACCCATCAGCCATCCCCCAGCGCAATCCCCCGCCTCCACGTCCTACCT GACCTGAAGCCTGGCAACCTGGCTGTGAACGAAGACTGTGAGCTGAAG ATCCTGGACTTTGGCCTGGCCAGGCAGGCAGACAGCGAGATGACTGGCTATGTGGTGACCCGGTGGTACCGGGCACCCGAGGTCATCTTGAATTGGATGCGCTACACGCAGACGG TGGACATCTGGTCTGTGGGGTGCATCATGGCGGAGATGATCACAGGCAAGACGCTGTTCAAAGGCAGTGACC ACCTGGACCAGCTGAAGGAGATCATGAAAGTGACAGGGACGCCTCCAGCTGAGTTTGTGCAGCGGCTGCAGAGTGATGAG GCCAAGAACTACATGAAGGGCCTCCCTGAGTTGGAGAAGAAGGATTTTGCCTCCATCCTGACCAATGCAAGCCCTCTGG CTGTGAACCTCCTGGAGAAGATGCTGGTGCTGGATGCGGAGCAGCGGGTGACGGCAGCCGAGGCACTGGCCCATCCCTACTTCGAGTCCCTGCACGACACGGAAGATGAGCCCCAGGTCCAGAAGTATGACGACTCCTTTGATGACGTGGACCGCACGCTGGATGAATGGAAGC